One Mycolicibacterium crocinum DNA window includes the following coding sequences:
- a CDS encoding DUF5313 domain-containing protein, with amino-acid sequence MGQLIMYSYGFRRLPASMRDWVANDLAGPGAVKRFMLKAAIPPFIILAPFWLLPVEQNAVYVHAEMTVPIYLWTLAISLALNKVWRRHRLAVHGLDPNLVDVEKRQKNARIEQDYIARFGPRPQDAEHQKNSNPFF; translated from the coding sequence CTGGGCCAACTCATCATGTACTCGTACGGGTTCCGACGGCTGCCCGCATCCATGCGGGACTGGGTCGCCAACGACCTTGCGGGACCCGGTGCCGTCAAACGGTTCATGCTTAAGGCGGCAATCCCGCCGTTCATCATTCTGGCGCCGTTCTGGCTGTTGCCGGTCGAGCAGAACGCGGTTTACGTGCACGCCGAGATGACGGTGCCGATCTACTTGTGGACGCTGGCGATTTCACTTGCCCTGAACAAAGTTTGGCGTCGCCATCGCCTTGCCGTGCACGGACTGGACCCGAACCTCGTCGACGTGGAGAAACGGCAGAAGAACGCGCGAATCGAGCAGGACTACATCGCGCGGTTCGGTCCACGCCCGCAGGACGCCGAACACCAGAAGAACAGCAACCCGTTCTTCTAG
- the sepX gene encoding divisome protein SepX/GlpR: MPSIPQSLLWISLVVLWLFVLVPMLISKRDNVRRTSDVALATRVLNGDDKSRRFKRSGPSAGHRHDPDWQPEEDQFDELDSDEQPSRTRSVVVVAAVTEEAEPDYLDVDVVDEDSGALPVGGTARSADVQPSLFDEPPAPVVEEPVVEAPVAESDDAEADEADTPAESDDTDQFQAIAEDEPQDGTADEYETIEDTSGLEAEEEPATTVTPRASRQRRSESTTAAAVSARKYRFRKRVLMVMAAIMVITAVLSFTVSSDLWWATGSAGAVTVLYLGYLRRQTRIEEQVRRRRQQRMARSRLGVENTEDREFDVVPSRLRRPGAAVLDIDDEDPIFEHLDEVAFARHFDLPRAAGQ, translated from the coding sequence ATGCCAAGCATCCCCCAGTCATTGCTCTGGATTTCGCTCGTGGTGTTGTGGTTGTTCGTCTTGGTGCCGATGCTCATCAGCAAGCGGGACAACGTCCGCCGCACCAGTGACGTCGCGCTTGCCACCCGGGTGCTCAACGGCGACGACAAATCGCGGCGGTTCAAGCGCAGCGGTCCGTCGGCCGGTCATCGGCACGACCCGGACTGGCAGCCGGAGGAAGACCAGTTCGATGAGCTGGACTCCGACGAGCAGCCCTCGCGGACCCGTTCGGTGGTCGTGGTGGCCGCGGTGACCGAGGAAGCCGAGCCCGACTACCTCGACGTCGATGTCGTCGACGAGGACTCCGGCGCGCTGCCGGTCGGTGGCACCGCGCGCAGCGCCGATGTCCAGCCGAGCCTGTTCGACGAGCCCCCGGCCCCGGTGGTCGAGGAGCCGGTTGTCGAGGCGCCCGTCGCCGAGAGCGACGATGCCGAAGCCGACGAGGCCGACACCCCGGCCGAGTCCGATGACACCGATCAGTTCCAGGCGATTGCCGAGGACGAGCCGCAGGACGGCACGGCCGACGAATACGAAACCATCGAGGACACTTCGGGTCTGGAAGCCGAGGAGGAGCCCGCGACGACCGTCACTCCGCGGGCGAGCCGGCAGCGGCGTTCGGAGTCGACGACGGCCGCAGCGGTCAGCGCGCGCAAGTATCGCTTCCGCAAGCGGGTGCTGATGGTGATGGCCGCGATCATGGTCATCACCGCGGTGCTGTCGTTCACGGTCAGCTCGGATCTGTGGTGGGCCACCGGCAGCGCCGGTGCGGTCACGGTGCTGTACCTGGGTTACCTGCGCCGTCAGACCCGGATCGAGGAGCAGGTGCGCCGGCGCCGACAGCAGCGGATGGCGCGCTCGCGGCTGGGCGTGGAGAACACCGAGGATCGCGAGTTTGACGTCGTGCCGTCGCGGCTGCGCCGCCCGGGTGCCGCCGTGCTGGATATCGACGACGAGGACCCGATCTTCGAGCACCTCGACGAGGTCGCGTTCGCGCGCCACTTCGACCTGCCGCGGGCGGCCGGCCAGTAG
- a CDS encoding PPOX class F420-dependent oxidoreductase, giving the protein MDELSDDVIAFLSEGTRTAKLAYVAADGRPLVAPVWFIVDAGALVFNTGKATAKGRALSRDPRVAICVDDQEPPFSFVQVQGTASFGEDPDELLDTATRIAARYMGADRAEEFGRRNGVPGELVVRVTPTKVIKAFDVAD; this is encoded by the coding sequence ATGGACGAACTCTCCGACGATGTGATCGCGTTCCTCTCCGAGGGCACTCGGACGGCCAAACTGGCCTATGTCGCGGCCGACGGGAGGCCGCTGGTCGCCCCGGTGTGGTTCATCGTGGACGCCGGCGCACTCGTCTTCAACACCGGAAAGGCGACCGCGAAAGGGCGTGCGCTGAGCCGCGACCCGCGGGTGGCAATCTGCGTCGACGACCAGGAGCCGCCGTTCTCGTTCGTCCAGGTTCAGGGCACGGCGTCGTTCGGTGAAGATCCGGACGAGCTACTGGACACCGCGACCCGGATCGCGGCGCGCTATATGGGCGCCGATCGGGCCGAGGAGTTCGGCCGGCGCAACGGTGTGCCGGGTGAGCTCGTCGTGCGGGTGACGCCGACGAAGGTGATCAAGGCCTTCGACGTCGCGGACTGA